One segment of Variovorax sp. PAMC28562 DNA contains the following:
- a CDS encoding GNAT family N-acetyltransferase, which produces MSDYEVRPAVMADAKAIAEVHALSAKAAYEGILPEDQLRALAPTTREAKWREAIEFSEPQVQVAVSTTDDGEEIVGFVGYDRSRDAKTPSTTGEIWSIYVKPGHWDEGVGVMLWDAARDGLEEEGCTVVTIWVPVRNERAMRFHELAGFKREMKTLQTTALGAVKIEEIRLKRAVV; this is translated from the coding sequence ATGTCCGATTACGAAGTTCGTCCCGCCGTCATGGCCGATGCCAAAGCCATCGCCGAAGTCCATGCCCTGTCCGCCAAGGCCGCCTACGAAGGCATCCTGCCGGAAGACCAGTTGCGCGCCCTGGCGCCCACCACACGCGAAGCCAAGTGGCGCGAAGCCATCGAGTTCAGCGAGCCGCAAGTGCAGGTCGCGGTGAGCACCACCGACGATGGCGAAGAAATCGTCGGCTTCGTCGGCTACGACCGCTCGCGCGACGCCAAGACGCCTTCGACCACCGGTGAGATCTGGTCGATCTACGTCAAGCCCGGCCATTGGGACGAAGGCGTTGGCGTCATGCTGTGGGATGCGGCCCGCGACGGCCTGGAAGAAGAGGGCTGCACGGTCGTCACGATATGGGTGCCGGTCCGCAACGAACGTGCAATGCGCTTCCACGAACTCGCCGGCTTCAAGCGCGAGATGAAAACGCTCCAGACCACCGCGCTCGGCGCGGTCAAGATCGAAGAAATTCGGTTGAAGCGCGCCGTCGTCTGA